A genomic stretch from Clavelina lepadiformis chromosome 5, kaClaLepa1.1, whole genome shotgun sequence includes:
- the LOC143459234 gene encoding cohesin subunit SA-1-like isoform X2, protein MPGYGDESGSGSDYEEDEQVTRGPRKRGRGARNVAASKRPRHDTMESEVSSNATLFEIVRQGKMAMATVVDDWIEAYKSDRSNAVLDMIQFFIHASGCKGTVTPQMLREATEGFQDIIKRMTEEFDEDSGDYPLIAPGLQYKKFKSNFCDFVQALIRQCQYQIIYDQFMMDNVLTLLTELSNSQVRAFRHTSTLAAMKLMTGLVNVALQLSVSLDNAIRQYDAERNKAASKRASEKLDILLQKRKELEENQSEIEGMLNGIFKGIFVHRYRDFIADIRALCMEEIGIWMKMFPKVFLTDSYLKYVGWTLHDKQKEVRSKCLHSLIGLYSDVELARDLKLFTSRFKDRIVSMTLDKEYDVAVHAIKLLILVLTNCGYETPVLTSDDCESVYQLVYSCHRPVAVAAAEFLNKQLFLNKEVNPGYTKRGRRRSSNAPLITDLVLFFIESELHEHTTYLVDSLWEVAGGMLKDWECMSNMLLEEPAQDRDALDQKQESVLVDIMVCSVKQAAEGCPPSGRQGYNKKMASKDRRVAVEDKARLTEHFIVALPNLLRKFHIDKEKVAGLLQIPRYFDLEFYTTSRLEKHLDDLLKEIAVVIEKHTDSEVLEQASHTYRFLCNDEYTISSRVNIALRAVIDSWFENFNLALAIFKEATNQGDEADEEEVYNVVQSLKRLTHLYMFNDISSDLYNQVNSILVMHYDSMDSVPEPMLRQAIKFIYYDLIYGLSKVKNQSEGNEAGGLGSHDAKTAISQLRKRVTEYLRSCELSLVQSPHKEVQEACYMSLCDLLVIFSPQLATSSPTLKPLVQRAPDALQHALVDFVKEFVFTVPDEEEDEDDTAKIDALHRRRSLLAGICKLFVFSMIDLRHAAFIFQQYIRYYSDYGDIIKETISRSRHINKVACAQTLALSLMKLFRDTLAEQGGQLDHGSQQYGHMKELARRFALTFGLDQVKTRDAVAELHKEGILFALKRDDGYPQDEFIPPPNLSFLGILVEFSAKLMKQDKKTVVNYLDRRTKESMLTNQDPDWIPLITYHNSLVQGADDDVRSVAGKGRKGRRRKNVEGNFEPPATPRSPATPMQPPQTPMTPQTPMTPQQAVGHPQLTSTVVRGMQPQAAMAAAEQMHMTEDHSLDFQQQMGPHMSMNQQAIASPHVNDYQNPMHVGYSMSNPPQNVPHPSPIGQMATPAHPPPQYVHPGTPVGGYHQVATDPFQGVMSPQLQPGMPASSTYYGN, encoded by the exons ATGCCTGGATATGGAGATGAAAGTGGCAGTGGGAGTGATTATGAAGAGGATGAACAGGTTACCAGAGGACCAAGAAAAAGAGGAAGAGGAGCAAGAAATGTT gCTGCATCAAAAAGACCTCGCCATGATACCATGGAAAGTGAAGTTTCATCAAATGCAACTTTATTTGAAATCGTTCGACAAGGAAAGATGGCGATGGCTACTGTAGTAGATGACTGGATTGAAGCATATAAG TCTGATCGTTCAAATGCGGTGCTCGATATGATTCAATTTTTCATTCATGCATCTGGCTGCAAAGGCACAGTCACACCTCAGATGCTCAGGGAGGCAACAGAGGGATTCCAAGATATCATTAAAAGAATGACTGAAGAATTTGATGAG GATAGTGGAGATTATCCTCTAATAGCACCAGGATTGCAGTACAAAAAGTTCAAATCCAACTTTTGTGACTTCGTACAG GCTTTGATTAGGCAGTGCCAGTATCAAATCATATATGATCAATTCATGATGGACAATGTACTAACTTTGCTGACGGAACTGAGCAATTCTCAAGTTCGTGCATTCAGGCACACTTCTACATTAGCAG CAATGAAACTTATGACTGGCCTGGTAAACGTCGCATTGCAATTAAGTGTTAGCTTGGACAATGCCATAAGACAATATGATGCAGAACGAAACAAAGCTGCCAGCAAAAGAGCCTCAGAGAAGCTCGACATTCTACTACAGAAGCGCAAGGAG CTTGAAGAAAACCAGAGTGAAATAGAGGGGATGCTGAATGGAATTTTTAAG GGCATCTTTGTTCATCGTTATCGCGACTTTATCGCTGACATTCGAGCGCTGTGTATGGAGGAGATTGGAATTTGgatgaaaatgtttccaaaGGTCTTCCTGACTGACAGTTACTTGAAATATGTGGGCTGGACCCTACACGACAAG CAAAAAGAGGTTCGATCAAAATGTCTTCACAGCCTGATTGGTTTGTATAGTGATGTGGAACTGGCCAGAGATCTCAAACTTTTTACTAGTCGTTTCAAAGACAGAATTGTTTCAATGACTCTAGATAAGGAATATGATGTGGCTGTGCATGCCATAAAGCTGCTTATACTGGTTTTGAC AAACTGTGGCTACGAAACACCAGTACTGACCTCAGATGACTGTGAGAGTGTTTATCAGTTGGTCTATTCATGCCACAGGCCAGTGGCTGTTGCAGCAGCCGAATTTCTTAATAAACAGTTGTTCTTGAATAAG GAGGTCAATCCTGGGTACACGAAAAGGGGTCGTCGAAGGAGTTCAAATGCTCCTCTCATTACTGATCTCGTCCTCTTCTTCATAGAAAGTGAG CTACACGAACATACCACTTATTTGGTTGACTCGCTTTGGGAAGTTGCTGGAGGGATGCTGAAGGATTGGGAGTGCATGTCCAACATGCTCCTCGAGGAACCTGCTCAGGATAGAGATGCTTTGGATCAGAAACAGGAGAGCGTGTTGGTCGACATCATGGTGTGTTCGGTGAAGCAAGCAGCAGAAGGATGTCCACCATCAGGCCGACAAGGATATAACAAA AAAATGGCGTCCAAAGATCGACGAGTTGCAGTTGAGGACAAAGCTAGACTCACCGAGCATTTCATCGTGGCCTTGCCCAACCTTTTACGAAAATTTCACATTGACAAGGAGAAGGTTGCTGGTCTCTTGCAGATTCCAAGATATTTTGACTTAGAATTTTATACAACAAGCAG GCTGGAAAAACATTTGGATGATTTACTAAAGGAAATAGCTGTGGTAATAGAAAAACACACAGATTCAGAG GTTTTAGAACAAGCATCTCATACTTACCGCTTTCTTTGCAATGATGAATATACCATATCCAGCAGAGTTAACATTGCACTACGAGCTGTTATCGATTCGTGGTTCGAGAACTTCAATTTAGCCCTGGCCATTTTCAAGGAAGCT ACTAATCAGGGTGACGAAGCAGATGAGGAGGAAGTATACAATGTCGTCCAAAGTCTGAAGCGACTCACCCATCTCTACATGTTCAATGATATTTCTTCAGATTTATACAACCAG gTCAACTCAATTCTTGTAATGCATTATGACAGCATGGATTCTGTGCCAGAACCT ATGCTAAGACAAGCTATCAAGTTCATTTACTATGACTTGATATACGGActttcaaaagtcaaaaatcAAAGTGAAGGTAATGAAGCAGGTGGACTTGGATCTCATGACGCCAAAACTGCAATTTCACAGCTCAGAAAGCGTGTGACGGAATATCTCAGATCATGTGAACTATCACTTGTGCAATCTCCTCACAAAGAG GTGCAAGAAGCTTGTTACATGTCACTCTGTGACCTGCTTGTTATATTTTCCCCACAACTTGCAACTTCAAGTCCAACTTTAAAGCCACTTGTGCAGAGAGCTCCCGACGCACTTCAGCATGCTCTTGTTGATTTTGTCAAAGAGTTTGTTTTCACAGTACCTGATGAAGAAGAAG ATGAAGACGACACGGCTAAAATTGATGCCTTGCATCGCCGTAGATCTCTACTGGCTGGCATATGCAAGCTCTTTGTCTTCAGCATGATAGATCTCCGCCATGCTGCATTCATATTTCAGCAATATATAAG GTATTACTCTGACTACGGTGACATAATAAAAGAGACAATCAGCAGATCAAGACATATAAACAAAGTTGCCTGTGCGCAGACACTGGCCCTAAGCTTGATGAAG cttTTCAGAGACACCCTTGCAGAACAGGGAGGTCAGCTTGACCATGGCTCACAACAGTACGGGCATATGAAAGAGTTAGCTCGACGTTTTGCTCTAACATTTGGTCTGGACCAGGTCAAGACAAGAGACGCTGTTGCTGAACTGCACAA GGAGGgaattttgtttgcattgaAACGAGATGATGGATACCCACAAGATGAATTTATACCTCCTCCCAATCTAAGCTTTTTGGGAATACTAGTTGAATTTTCAGCTAAACTTATGAAGCAAGACAAAAAGACAGT TGTCAATTATTTGGACCGTCGCACCAAAGAGAGCATGCTCACAAATCAGGACCCAGATTGGATTCCACTCATAACTTATCACAATTCACTTGTCCAAGGAGCTGATGATGATGTGAGATCAGTAGCAGGGAAG GGTCGAAAAGGAAGACGCCGAAAAAATGTTGAAGGTAATTTTGAACCCCCTGCAACACCTAGAAGCCCCGCTACTCCCATGCAACCTCCGCAAACACCTATGACACCACAG ACTCCAATGACTCCCCAACAAGCAGTTGGTCATCCTCAGCTTACTTCGACAGTGGTAAGAGGTATGCAACCACAGGCTGCTATGGCTGCCGCGGAGCAAATGCATATGACCGAGGACCATTCTCTCGACTTCCAGCAACA GATGGGACCACATATGTCCATGAATCAACAAGCAATTGCATCCCCTCACGTAAATGATTACCAAAACCCCATGCACGTGGGCTACTCAATGTCAAACCCACCTCAAAACGTCCCGCATCCCAGTCCCATAGGGCAGATGGCTACACCTGCACACCCTCCACCGCAATACGTGCATCCTGGAACTCCAGTTGGGGGCTACCATCAGGTAGCCACTGACCCGTTTCAAGGGGTTATGTCACCTCAATTGCAGCCTGGAATGCCGGCATCTTCCACG tattACGGAAATTAG